The proteins below are encoded in one region of Microbispora sp. NBC_01189:
- a CDS encoding ABC transporter ATP-binding protein has product MAIITVDHLRKTYGARVAVEDVSFSVEEGEVFGIVGRNGAGKTTTVECVAGLRTPTAGTIDLDVGPGPASGADLKEQVGVQLQECSLPDKIRVGEALSLYASFYRRPADWRALAAEAGLDLRASFATLSGGQRQRLSVALALVGSPRVAILDELTTGLDPQARRETWELVVRIRQRGVTVLLVTHFMEEVERLCDRVAVISRGRVRAVDTPAGLVARAGGEQRLIFRTDKPLTDEQVTALRALPEVTSAMVRSAVGSAAEGSALGSAVGSMADGGEVVVAGDGDLLSAVMAVLPASMMRGLRMERTTLDDAFLALTEPSHAPSYGPSPESARSVSQEES; this is encoded by the coding sequence ATGGCAATCATCACCGTGGACCACCTCCGCAAGACGTACGGGGCACGCGTGGCGGTCGAGGACGTGTCGTTCTCCGTGGAGGAGGGCGAGGTCTTCGGCATCGTCGGCCGCAACGGGGCCGGCAAGACGACGACGGTCGAGTGCGTCGCCGGGCTGCGCACCCCCACGGCGGGCACCATCGACCTGGACGTCGGCCCGGGCCCTGCCTCAGGCGCGGATCTGAAGGAACAGGTCGGCGTGCAGCTCCAGGAGTGCTCGCTGCCCGACAAGATCCGGGTCGGGGAGGCGCTGTCGCTCTACGCCTCGTTCTACCGCCGGCCCGCCGACTGGCGGGCGCTGGCCGCCGAGGCCGGGCTGGACCTCCGCGCGTCGTTCGCCACGCTCTCCGGCGGGCAGCGCCAGCGGCTGTCGGTCGCGCTCGCACTGGTGGGCAGCCCGCGTGTGGCGATCCTCGACGAGCTCACCACCGGCCTCGATCCGCAGGCCCGGCGGGAGACCTGGGAACTGGTCGTCCGGATCAGGCAACGGGGCGTGACGGTCCTGCTCGTCACCCACTTCATGGAGGAGGTGGAGCGGCTGTGCGACCGGGTCGCGGTCATCTCCCGCGGCCGGGTGCGGGCGGTCGACACGCCCGCCGGGCTCGTCGCCCGCGCCGGCGGCGAGCAGCGCCTGATCTTCCGTACGGACAAGCCGCTGACGGACGAGCAGGTCACGGCGCTGCGGGCGCTGCCCGAGGTGACGTCGGCCATGGTGAGGAGCGCTGTGGGGAGCGCTGCTGAGGGAAGCGCCTTGGGGAGCGCTGTGGGGAGCATGGCGGACGGCGGGGAGGTCGTCGTCGCCGGCGACGGCGACCTGCTGAGCGCGGTCATGGCCGTGCTGCCCGCGTCCATGATGCGTGGCCTGCGCATGGAGCGCACCACCCTCGACGACGCGTTCCTCGCCCTCACCGAGCCGTCGCACGCACCTTCATATGGGCCCTCGCCCGAATCGGCCCGTTCCGTCTCCCAGGAGGAATCATGA
- a CDS encoding tRNA adenosine deaminase-associated protein, with translation MTDVDTLDFAIVVYREEDRWEAEMLPVALTSDLDGLIHALRQTPSMGTTIGMVAVGDDFFVALRVFGEQVDVFLSDVTAAWEWPLAQQALEYLEVPVPEEEELDSVLPAGDLSIFADLGLDEMELGALSGDLDLLPDEVLSSIAARLGFSQPFERAVDAAVG, from the coding sequence ATGACAGACGTGGACACTCTTGACTTCGCCATCGTTGTGTATCGGGAAGAGGACCGCTGGGAGGCCGAGATGCTCCCGGTGGCGCTCACCTCTGACCTGGACGGGCTCATTCACGCGCTGCGGCAGACGCCGAGCATGGGGACCACGATTGGCATGGTCGCCGTAGGGGATGACTTCTTCGTGGCGTTGCGGGTCTTCGGCGAGCAGGTCGACGTCTTCCTCTCGGATGTCACGGCCGCCTGGGAGTGGCCGCTGGCGCAGCAGGCCCTCGAGTACCTCGAGGTGCCGGTGCCCGAGGAGGAGGAGCTCGACAGCGTCCTTCCGGCCGGTGACCTGTCCATCTTCGCCGACCTCGGGCTCGACGAGATGGAGCTGGGCGCCCTGTCCGGCGACCTCGACCTGCTGCCCGACGAGGTGCTGTCGAGCATCGCCGCGCGCCTGGGCTTCTCCCAGCCCTTCGAACGCGCCGTCGACGCCGCCGTCGGCTGA
- a CDS encoding FadR/GntR family transcriptional regulator — MSLRTAQRASLVDQVIDQLKEQITSGSWQMHAKIPTETVLAEHLGVGRNTVREAVRALTHAGLLECRQGDGTYVRATSELSGAMARRLRAAEQLEILEVRRALEVEAARLAATRRTDQDIASIEAALAAREKAWADGDAEAFVESDLAFHVAVVEATHNTVLIDLYVDFSAALRASIAAAGGSLEQNYIPHDAIVRAIVAGDATAAERAGHACMEHILIALTESATLTS; from the coding sequence GTGAGCCTGCGGACGGCGCAGCGGGCGTCTCTCGTGGACCAGGTGATCGACCAGCTCAAGGAGCAGATCACCTCCGGCTCCTGGCAGATGCATGCCAAGATTCCCACCGAGACCGTGCTCGCCGAGCACCTCGGAGTCGGCCGGAACACCGTCCGCGAAGCGGTGCGGGCGCTCACCCACGCCGGGCTGCTGGAATGCCGCCAGGGCGACGGCACGTACGTGCGGGCCACCAGTGAGCTGTCGGGCGCCATGGCCCGGCGGCTGCGGGCGGCCGAGCAGCTGGAGATCCTCGAGGTGCGTCGTGCCCTGGAGGTCGAGGCGGCCCGGCTCGCGGCGACGCGGCGCACCGACCAGGACATCGCGTCCATCGAGGCCGCACTGGCCGCACGGGAGAAGGCGTGGGCGGACGGCGACGCGGAGGCGTTCGTCGAGTCCGACCTCGCCTTCCACGTGGCGGTCGTCGAGGCCACCCACAACACCGTGCTGATCGACCTGTACGTCGACTTCTCGGCGGCCCTCCGGGCGAGCATCGCCGCGGCCGGCGGCTCGCTGGAGCAGAACTACATTCCCCACGACGCCATCGTCCGCGCGATCGTCGCCGGTGACGCCACCGCGGCGGAGCGGGCGGGTCACGCGTGCATGGAGCACATCCTGATCGCCCTCACCGAGTCGGCGACGCTCACCTCCTGA
- a CDS encoding neutral zinc metallopeptidase, giving the protein MDFDDRAQLDTSQVEDVGGGGGFRGGGLAVGGGAAGIIALIVALIFGINPGNITGGGDEPTGAQPTTDLSAQCKTGADADQSEKCRVVGVVNSIQKYWGDQVQGYTKAKTTLFSGGVQTGCGAADSSVGPFYCPNDKHVYLDLSFFDELRSRFGAKGGPFAQAYVIAHEYGHHVQDLLGTMNKVGQEQGAESGSVRLELQADCYAGVWAKNAVSTGFYAEEFTDADIKEALDAAAAVGDDHIQEQARGRVNPDAFTHGTSAQRTKWFKNGYGSGDPGRCDTFSGSI; this is encoded by the coding sequence ATGGATTTCGATGATCGAGCGCAACTCGACACCTCGCAGGTCGAGGACGTCGGCGGAGGTGGCGGGTTCCGGGGTGGCGGCCTGGCCGTCGGCGGCGGCGCCGCGGGCATCATCGCCCTCATCGTGGCCCTGATCTTCGGTATCAACCCCGGGAACATCACGGGCGGCGGGGACGAGCCCACCGGGGCGCAGCCGACAACCGACCTGAGCGCCCAGTGCAAGACCGGCGCCGACGCCGACCAGTCGGAGAAGTGCCGGGTCGTGGGAGTGGTCAACAGCATCCAGAAGTACTGGGGCGACCAGGTCCAGGGCTACACCAAGGCGAAAACCACGCTGTTCTCTGGCGGGGTGCAGACCGGTTGCGGCGCGGCCGACTCGTCCGTCGGCCCCTTCTACTGCCCCAACGACAAGCACGTCTACCTGGACCTGTCGTTCTTCGACGAGCTGCGGTCGCGGTTCGGGGCCAAGGGCGGCCCGTTCGCGCAGGCGTACGTGATCGCCCACGAGTACGGCCACCACGTGCAGGACCTGCTCGGCACGATGAACAAGGTCGGTCAGGAGCAGGGCGCGGAGAGCGGTTCCGTACGGCTCGAACTGCAGGCGGACTGCTACGCGGGCGTGTGGGCGAAGAACGCGGTGAGCACGGGCTTCTACGCCGAGGAGTTCACCGACGCCGACATCAAGGAGGCGCTCGACGCCGCCGCGGCGGTCGGCGACGACCACATCCAGGAGCAGGCGCGGGGCAGGGTCAACCCGGACGCGTTCACGCACGGCACGTCGGCCCAGCGGACCAAGTGGTTCAAGAACGGCTACGGGTCGGGCGACCCGGGACGCTGCGACACCTTCTCCGGGAGCATCTGA
- a CDS encoding type II toxin-antitoxin system VapB family antitoxin — translation MIFKLVGDGRPYPEHGLSPREWARIPPRQVRLDTLVTTKAVLDLHSLLSKDSTFYGDLFPHVVQWQGELYLEDGLHRALRAALHQRSVLHARVLELQD, via the coding sequence GTGATCTTCAAGTTGGTCGGCGACGGACGGCCCTATCCCGAACACGGACTGTCCCCCCGGGAGTGGGCGCGGATCCCGCCCCGGCAGGTCCGGCTCGACACGCTGGTCACCACCAAGGCGGTGCTGGACCTGCACTCGTTGCTCAGCAAGGACTCGACCTTCTACGGCGACCTGTTCCCGCACGTGGTGCAGTGGCAGGGCGAGCTGTACCTGGAGGACGGCCTGCACCGCGCGCTGCGGGCCGCGCTGCACCAGCGCTCCGTGCTGCACGCCCGCGTGCTGGAGCTGCAGGACTGA
- a CDS encoding response regulator transcription factor, translating to MRVVLAEDLHLLREGLVHLLRAHGFEVVAAVESGPELLAALVGERPDVAVVDVRLPPTFTDEGLQAALAARRRVPGLPVLVLSQHVEQLYARELLADGSGGVGYLLKDRVFNGEQFVDAVRRVAAGGTAMDPEVIARLLASNSRNEPLGRLTPREREVLELMAEGRSNAAIGQRLFLSDSAVGKHTANIFAKLGLAPSDDDNRRVLAVLAFLGSRPS from the coding sequence GTGCGGGTAGTCCTGGCGGAGGATCTGCACCTGCTGCGGGAGGGCCTGGTCCACCTGCTGCGCGCGCACGGCTTCGAGGTCGTCGCCGCGGTCGAGTCGGGCCCGGAGTTGCTCGCCGCGCTCGTCGGCGAGCGCCCGGACGTGGCCGTCGTCGACGTACGGCTCCCGCCGACGTTCACCGACGAGGGCCTGCAGGCCGCGCTCGCCGCGCGGCGGCGGGTGCCCGGCCTGCCGGTGCTCGTGCTCTCCCAGCACGTCGAGCAGCTGTACGCCAGGGAACTGCTGGCCGACGGCTCGGGCGGGGTCGGATACCTGCTCAAGGACCGGGTGTTCAACGGCGAGCAGTTCGTCGACGCCGTACGCCGGGTCGCGGCGGGCGGCACCGCGATGGACCCGGAGGTCATCGCGAGGCTCCTGGCGAGCAACTCGCGCAACGAGCCGCTCGGCCGGCTCACCCCCCGGGAGCGGGAGGTGCTGGAACTGATGGCGGAGGGCAGGTCGAACGCCGCCATCGGGCAGCGGTTGTTCCTCAGCGACAGCGCGGTGGGCAAGCACACCGCGAACATCTTCGCCAAGCTCGGCCTCGCGCCCTCCGACGACGACAACCGCCGGGTGCTCGCGGTGCTGGCCTTCCTGGGGAGCAGGCCCAGCTGA
- a CDS encoding nucleoside deaminase — MRLALGEAVRAGERGEVPVGAVLLGPTAAGGSAAGDREPGRVLAAAGNDREASSDPTAHAEVLALRAAAAVRGDWRLTGCTLVVTLEPCTMCAGAAVLARVDRVVYGAVDEKAGAAGSLWDVLRDRRLNHRPEVVMGVLAGECAAVLSGFFSDRRA, encoded by the coding sequence ATGCGGCTGGCGCTGGGGGAGGCCGTACGGGCGGGTGAGCGCGGCGAGGTGCCGGTCGGCGCCGTCCTGCTCGGTCCCACGGCGGCGGGTGGTTCGGCGGCGGGCGATCGGGAACCGGGTCGCGTGCTCGCGGCGGCGGGCAACGACCGGGAGGCGAGCAGTGACCCCACCGCCCACGCCGAGGTGCTCGCCCTCCGGGCCGCCGCGGCCGTCCGGGGCGACTGGCGGCTGACCGGCTGCACCCTGGTCGTCACGCTGGAGCCCTGCACGATGTGCGCCGGCGCCGCCGTGCTCGCCCGGGTCGACCGAGTGGTGTACGGCGCGGTGGACGAGAAGGCGGGCGCGGCCGGCTCCCTGTGGGACGTCCTTCGGGACCGCAGGCTCAACCACCGGCCCGAGGTCGTCATGGGCGTGCTGGCCGGCGAGTGCGCGGCCGTGCTGAGCGGCTTCTTCTCCGATCGCCGCGCCTGA
- a CDS encoding sensor histidine kinase — MNAARPTLVALRRGVALAGLALLGLAAALVMLTAALLTFMVGMVFVASPAVRLVRAVTGLARDLSGRWSGMPVDAPYLPAPLPPVPQADGWYRDGRTLYKRPTIPAFNKRWNWMMKDPATWRDLAYLLAAPVTCGLVAAAPLLATAYGVVRVAGGDPLGVVWILLAAGAARWYAPWALRVHGGVAAVLLGPTEKARLARRVTHLDAARTEAVDSQAAELRRIERDLHDGAQARLVAIGMTIGAAEQLLETDLRAARALLDKARDASAAALQDIRRLVRGIHPPVLAERGLGDAVRALALDSPLRAHVTVDVPERASAPLESAAYFAVSELLANAARHGDATEAWVDVSARGPALRVTVTDDGRGGADPGRGTGLRGIERRLGAFDGVFALNSPAGGPTTAVVELPLAFPLRAAPRSPWRLLGGLCWALWPIALFPQGLVAMGFKLVGSPVKSWFLGLYMPEPFQWPVIVGMMLLGGGLLTVALTTTARAMREKEGGGCG; from the coding sequence ATGAACGCAGCTCGCCCGACTCTCGTCGCACTCCGCAGAGGTGTCGCCCTCGCCGGTCTCGCCCTGCTGGGCCTGGCCGCCGCCCTGGTGATGCTGACGGCGGCGCTGCTCACCTTCATGGTCGGCATGGTCTTCGTCGCGTCCCCGGCCGTACGGCTCGTGCGGGCCGTGACCGGGCTGGCGCGCGATCTGTCCGGCCGCTGGTCGGGCATGCCGGTCGACGCCCCGTACCTGCCGGCGCCGCTCCCGCCGGTGCCGCAGGCGGACGGCTGGTACCGCGACGGCCGCACCCTGTACAAGAGGCCCACGATCCCGGCTTTCAACAAGCGGTGGAACTGGATGATGAAGGACCCGGCGACCTGGCGCGACCTCGCCTACCTGCTCGCCGCGCCGGTGACCTGCGGGCTCGTGGCCGCCGCTCCGCTGCTCGCGACGGCGTACGGCGTCGTCCGGGTGGCGGGGGGCGATCCGCTGGGCGTGGTGTGGATCCTGCTCGCGGCGGGCGCCGCCCGCTGGTACGCGCCGTGGGCCCTGCGCGTCCACGGCGGCGTCGCCGCCGTGCTCCTCGGGCCCACCGAGAAGGCGCGGCTGGCCCGGCGGGTCACCCATCTGGACGCGGCGCGCACCGAGGCCGTCGACTCGCAGGCCGCCGAGCTGCGGCGGATCGAACGCGACCTGCACGACGGCGCCCAGGCCCGTCTCGTCGCGATCGGGATGACGATCGGCGCGGCCGAGCAGCTGCTGGAGACCGACCTGCGGGCCGCCCGGGCGCTGCTGGACAAGGCGCGCGACGCCTCGGCGGCCGCGCTGCAGGACATCCGGCGGCTGGTGCGCGGCATCCATCCCCCCGTGCTCGCCGAACGCGGCCTCGGCGACGCCGTACGCGCCCTCGCCCTGGACAGCCCGCTGCGCGCGCATGTGACCGTCGACGTGCCGGAGCGCGCGTCCGCGCCGCTGGAGTCCGCGGCGTACTTCGCGGTCAGCGAACTGCTGGCGAACGCCGCCCGGCACGGCGACGCGACCGAGGCGTGGGTGGACGTGAGCGCGCGGGGTCCCGCGCTGCGGGTGACGGTGACCGACGACGGCCGCGGCGGCGCGGACCCCGGGCGCGGCACCGGCCTGCGCGGCATCGAACGCAGGCTCGGGGCGTTCGACGGAGTGTTCGCGCTGAACAGCCCGGCGGGCGGCCCGACCACGGCGGTCGTCGAGCTGCCCCTGGCCTTCCCGCTGCGGGCGGCGCCCCGGTCTCCGTGGCGCCTTCTCGGCGGCCTCTGCTGGGCGCTGTGGCCGATCGCGCTGTTCCCCCAGGGGTTGGTCGCGATGGGGTTCAAGCTGGTCGGTTCGCCGGTGAAGTCCTGGTTCCTGGGGTTGTACATGCCCGAGCCCTTCCAGTGGCCGGTCATCGTCGGCATGATGCTGCTCGGCGGCGGCCTGCTGACCGTCGCGCTGACCACGACGGCGCGGGCCATGCGGGAGAAGGAGGGCGGCGGGTGCGGGTAG
- a CDS encoding PH domain-containing protein — translation MRLVTHGDSAPSSVNRYLLPHEQQVIMVRRHPAVLLRPVAEIFGGLILAGVLSKFLSDGGAAQALAIVWWAWLLLLVRFVWKVAEWSVDYFVVTSQRMLLTTGLITRKVAMMPLGKVTDMSFQRSLLGRMLGYGEFVLESAGQDQAFRTVPHIPYPETLYLEVCQMIFPGKDGDDD, via the coding sequence ATGAGACTCGTGACCCACGGGGACTCCGCCCCGTCGTCGGTCAACCGCTACCTCCTCCCCCACGAACAGCAGGTCATCATGGTGCGGCGGCACCCTGCCGTGCTCCTGCGTCCCGTCGCCGAGATCTTCGGGGGGCTCATCCTCGCCGGAGTTCTCAGCAAGTTCCTGAGCGACGGCGGCGCCGCCCAGGCCCTCGCCATCGTCTGGTGGGCCTGGCTGCTGCTGCTCGTCCGCTTCGTATGGAAGGTGGCGGAGTGGTCGGTCGACTACTTCGTCGTCACCTCCCAGCGCATGCTTCTGACCACCGGCCTCATCACGCGCAAGGTCGCGATGATGCCCCTGGGCAAGGTCACCGACATGAGCTTCCAGCGCTCGCTCCTCGGCCGCATGCTCGGCTACGGCGAGTTCGTCCTGGAGTCGGCCGGCCAGGATCAGGCCTTCCGCACGGTCCCCCACATTCCATATCCGGAGACCCTGTATCTAGAGGTCTGTCAGATGATCTTCCCTGGCAAGGACGGGGACGACGACTGA
- a CDS encoding tRNA adenosine deaminase-associated protein, whose product MPSRSNLFSAGFARVEGRWAGAEVGLGEAEIADDLGDALQEALGLNGDELALLCVEVEDEWFAIIRYEDDLDPRVFISDAHAAQHDPLGEIFAELAGVVVDKDTPDLGIRPVGDLELLADFSLSAEELLELSIEEGVLPADILSLIAERLGFADELERLR is encoded by the coding sequence ATGCCCTCCAGATCCAATCTCTTCTCCGCCGGTTTCGCCCGCGTCGAAGGCCGCTGGGCCGGAGCCGAGGTCGGCCTCGGCGAGGCCGAGATCGCCGACGATCTGGGCGACGCCCTGCAGGAGGCGCTCGGGCTCAACGGAGACGAGCTGGCTCTGCTCTGCGTGGAGGTCGAGGACGAGTGGTTCGCGATCATCCGTTATGAGGACGATCTCGATCCGCGCGTGTTCATCTCCGACGCGCACGCGGCGCAGCACGACCCGCTCGGTGAGATCTTCGCCGAGCTCGCCGGTGTGGTGGTGGACAAGGACACCCCCGATCTCGGCATCCGCCCGGTGGGCGACCTCGAACTGCTCGCCGACTTCTCGCTGAGCGCGGAGGAGCTGCTGGAGCTCAGCATCGAGGAGGGCGTGCTGCCCGCCGACATCCTGTCGCTCATCGCCGAACGGCTCGGGTTCGCCGACGAGCTCGAACGCCTGCGGTGA
- the upp gene encoding uracil phosphoribosyltransferase, producing METLVVDHPLVAHKLTALRDARTDSPTFRRLADELVTLLAYEATRDVRVTDVTVDTPLAPAQGVRLARPVPLVVPILRAGLGMLDGMTRLLPTAEVGFLGMIRDESTLQAQTYATRLPEDLSGRQCYVLDPMLATGGTLAAAIEFLFGRGARDVTAICLLAAPEGVAYLDKAFRGGERPIRVVTASLDERLNENGYIVPGLGDAGDRLYGVV from the coding sequence ATGGAGACCCTCGTCGTCGACCACCCGCTCGTCGCCCACAAGCTCACGGCGCTGCGCGACGCGCGGACCGACTCGCCGACGTTCCGCCGCCTGGCCGACGAACTGGTCACGCTCCTCGCCTACGAGGCGACCCGCGACGTGCGGGTGACCGACGTCACGGTCGACACGCCGCTCGCCCCCGCCCAGGGCGTACGGCTCGCCCGCCCCGTGCCGCTCGTCGTGCCCATCCTGCGGGCCGGGCTGGGGATGCTCGACGGGATGACGCGGCTGCTGCCGACCGCCGAGGTCGGCTTCCTCGGGATGATCCGGGACGAGTCCACGCTCCAGGCCCAGACGTACGCCACCCGGCTGCCCGAGGACCTCTCCGGGCGCCAGTGCTACGTGCTGGACCCGATGCTGGCGACCGGCGGCACACTCGCGGCGGCGATCGAGTTCCTGTTCGGCCGCGGCGCGCGGGACGTCACCGCGATCTGCCTGCTCGCCGCTCCCGAGGGCGTCGCATACCTGGACAAGGCGTTCCGGGGCGGCGAACGGCCCATCAGGGTGGTGACCGCCTCCCTCGACGAGCGGCTCAACGAGAACGGCTACATCGTGCCCGGCCTCGGCGACGCCGGCGACCGCCTGTACGGCGTGGTCTGA
- a CDS encoding helix-turn-helix domain-containing protein — protein MSRRMSQAQLAGPDLSDSYVSLIESGKRTPTPVVARLLAERLGCTTEFLLHGIEPRQRIDTELGLRHAELELYHGDPAVAADRFGEIAKAAGEDNAMLAAHARLGMARALEAQGRIGRAVEAYERLRREAAAHPERLADLPLTVALCRCYQRAGDRLRARDLGAHALGQVDRLGVIEGDLAVELALALVEAETGLPYVERVLDSSGLPQAADRSGEILALWQASVTAGEGEDSALAVQLAEDAVAAGRPARIAVRCARIAMHWARITAADPEGADLDRANELAASAVGVFSRFPAERQEHARGLVVLSSVRLRTGDTESALELADEALVLLGDTRGTTAATANMVLAEIALARSEEPGAALTRAHDLLGGETPDRDTARAWRMLGDLWGQAGALSRQTEAYRRALEAVGIRVNIPGSTTAAALAR, from the coding sequence TTGAGCAGGCGAATGTCGCAGGCCCAGTTGGCCGGACCCGACCTATCCGACAGTTATGTCTCACTCATCGAGTCCGGAAAGCGGACGCCAACGCCGGTCGTCGCCCGGCTGCTCGCCGAGCGTCTCGGTTGCACCACCGAGTTCCTGCTTCACGGGATAGAGCCTCGGCAGCGCATCGACACCGAGCTCGGCCTCCGGCACGCCGAACTGGAGCTGTACCACGGCGACCCCGCCGTGGCCGCCGACCGCTTCGGCGAGATCGCCAAGGCCGCGGGCGAGGACAACGCGATGCTGGCCGCGCACGCGCGGCTCGGCATGGCGCGGGCGCTGGAGGCCCAGGGCCGCATCGGCCGGGCCGTCGAGGCGTACGAGCGGCTGCGCCGCGAGGCCGCCGCGCACCCCGAGCGCCTCGCCGACCTGCCGCTGACCGTCGCGCTGTGCCGCTGCTACCAGCGGGCCGGCGACCGGCTGCGCGCCCGCGACCTCGGCGCCCACGCGCTCGGTCAGGTCGACCGGCTCGGTGTGATCGAGGGCGACCTCGCCGTCGAGCTCGCGCTGGCGCTCGTGGAGGCCGAGACCGGCCTGCCGTACGTCGAGCGGGTGCTGGACAGCTCGGGACTGCCGCAGGCCGCCGACCGCAGCGGAGAGATCCTCGCGCTGTGGCAGGCGAGCGTGACGGCGGGAGAGGGCGAGGACTCGGCGCTGGCCGTGCAGCTCGCCGAGGACGCCGTCGCGGCCGGTCGTCCGGCCCGGATCGCCGTCCGGTGCGCCCGCATCGCGATGCACTGGGCTCGCATCACAGCGGCGGATCCCGAAGGTGCGGATTTGGATCGAGCCAACGAGCTGGCGGCGTCCGCCGTGGGCGTTTTCTCCCGATTCCCGGCCGAACGGCAGGAGCACGCGAGAGGCCTCGTGGTGCTGAGTTCGGTACGGCTGCGGACCGGAGACACGGAATCCGCACTCGAACTCGCCGACGAGGCACTGGTTCTGCTGGGCGACACCCGGGGGACCACGGCGGCCACCGCCAACATGGTGCTCGCCGAGATCGCTTTGGCACGGTCCGAAGAGCCGGGGGCCGCGCTCACCCGGGCCCACGACCTGCTGGGCGGCGAGACGCCGGACCGGGACACCGCCCGGGCCTGGCGGATGCTCGGCGACCTGTGGGGCCAGGCCGGTGCTCTCAGCCGGCAGACGGAGGCATATCGTAGAGCCCTGGAAGCCGTGGGGATCCGCGTGAACATACCGGGCTCCACCACCGCGGCGGCGCTCGCTCGATAG
- the dnaN gene encoding DNA polymerase III subunit beta, with translation MKFQVNRDVLAEAVAWAARVLPARPAVPVLAGLLLEAGDDLRVSAFDYDVSARADVEAEVAEPGRVLIPGKVLAEITRSLPARPVEIVTSGSEAVLTCGSAEFGLLTMPDEDFPAMPPMPPRIGAVGGGVFATAVNQVAPAASRDDTLPMLTGIRMDIEDVRVSLAATDRYRIAASEFLWHPERQEERHGVVVPARVLVEVARSLRGGEVAVGLGDNVAGFESQGRTTTVRLLDEQFIDYRARLTEHWPIHADVPVGPFVEAVRRVTLVAERNTAVRLSFSPGQVLIQAGGGDIGRGAEAVEAELEGPDIQIAFQPQFLLDGLAGVGTGRARVHLDSPTRPALVTDEGDDPGYRYLVMSLRLG, from the coding sequence ATGAAATTCCAGGTGAACCGCGACGTTCTCGCCGAAGCGGTGGCGTGGGCGGCCCGGGTGCTGCCCGCCAGGCCCGCCGTGCCCGTCCTCGCGGGGCTGCTGCTGGAGGCGGGAGACGACCTGCGGGTGTCCGCCTTCGACTACGACGTGTCGGCGCGGGCCGACGTCGAGGCCGAGGTGGCGGAGCCGGGGCGGGTGCTGATCCCGGGGAAGGTCCTGGCGGAGATCACCCGCAGCCTGCCCGCACGGCCCGTCGAGATCGTCACCAGCGGATCCGAGGCCGTGCTCACCTGCGGCAGCGCCGAGTTCGGCCTGCTGACCATGCCGGACGAGGACTTCCCCGCGATGCCGCCGATGCCGCCGAGGATCGGCGCCGTGGGCGGGGGCGTCTTCGCCACCGCCGTCAACCAGGTCGCGCCCGCCGCGAGCCGCGACGACACGCTGCCCATGCTCACGGGCATCCGGATGGACATCGAGGACGTGCGTGTCTCCCTGGCCGCCACCGACCGCTACCGCATCGCGGCGAGCGAGTTCCTGTGGCACCCGGAGCGGCAGGAGGAGCGGCACGGAGTGGTCGTGCCGGCGCGGGTGCTGGTAGAGGTGGCGCGATCGCTGCGCGGGGGCGAGGTGGCGGTCGGGCTCGGCGACAACGTGGCCGGCTTCGAGAGCCAGGGCCGCACCACCACCGTCCGGCTGCTCGACGAGCAGTTCATCGACTACCGTGCCCGGCTGACCGAGCACTGGCCGATCCACGCCGACGTCCCGGTGGGGCCGTTCGTGGAGGCCGTCAGGCGGGTGACGCTGGTCGCCGAGCGCAACACCGCGGTCCGGCTGTCGTTCTCCCCGGGGCAGGTGCTGATCCAGGCCGGCGGCGGCGACATCGGCAGGGGCGCGGAGGCCGTCGAGGCCGAGCTGGAAGGCCCGGACATCCAGATCGCCTTCCAGCCCCAGTTCCTGCTCGACGGTCTCGCGGGTGTCGGGACCGGGCGGGCGCGCGTCCACCTGGACTCGCCGACCCGGCCCGCCCTGGTCACGGACGAGGGCGACGACCCCGGCTACCGCTACCTGGTGATGTCCCTGCGCCTTGGCTGA